Proteins encoded in a region of the Flammeovirga yaeyamensis genome:
- a CDS encoding rod shape-determining protein, with protein MGLFDFFSSDLAIDLGTANTLIIQKDKVVVDEPSIIALDRQNGKVIAVGKKAMQMHEKTHENIRTIRPLRDGVIADFHAAEQMIRGLIRMINEGKRFFTPSHRMVICIPSGITEVEKRAVRDSAEHAGAKEVYMIPEPIAAAIGIGINIEQPVGSMIVDIGGGTTEIAVIALSGIVGDQSIRTAGDVFTRDILDYMRRQHNLLIGERSAEKIKVEVGSALTELDEEIEPFEVRGRDLMTGIPKVITVTYSEVAYAIDKSISKIEEAVLRALETAPPELSADIYDRGIHLTGGGALLRGLDKRLSMKTKLPVHVADDPLRAVVRGTGKALKELDEFKAVLMT; from the coding sequence ATGGGATTGTTTGATTTCTTCTCTAGCGATTTAGCCATTGATTTAGGCACAGCCAATACCCTGATAATCCAAAAAGACAAGGTAGTGGTGGATGAGCCCTCAATAATTGCATTGGATCGTCAGAATGGAAAAGTAATTGCCGTTGGTAAAAAGGCAATGCAAATGCACGAAAAAACCCACGAAAATATCCGTACGATTCGCCCATTAAGAGACGGTGTAATTGCCGATTTCCATGCAGCTGAACAAATGATACGTGGTTTAATCAGAATGATTAACGAGGGGAAAAGATTTTTTACTCCTTCACACAGAATGGTAATTTGTATTCCTTCAGGTATTACTGAGGTAGAAAAACGTGCCGTTCGAGATTCAGCAGAACATGCTGGAGCTAAAGAAGTTTATATGATTCCTGAGCCAATTGCTGCTGCTATCGGTATTGGTATTAATATAGAACAGCCAGTGGGTAGTATGATCGTTGATATCGGAGGTGGTACAACAGAGATTGCTGTTATTGCTTTATCTGGTATTGTAGGTGATCAATCGATCCGTACTGCAGGTGATGTATTTACAAGAGATATTCTTGATTATATGCGTCGTCAGCATAACCTTTTAATTGGTGAGCGTTCTGCAGAGAAAATTAAAGTAGAAGTTGGTTCTGCTTTAACTGAATTGGATGAAGAAATCGAGCCATTCGAAGTGAGAGGTCGTGATTTAATGACAGGTATTCCTAAAGTAATCACAGTAACTTATTCTGAAGTGGCTTATGCTATCGATAAATCGATCTCTAAGATTGAAGAAGCGGTATTAAGAGCATTGGAGACAGCTCCACCAGAATTATCAGCTGATATCTACGATAGAGGTATTCACTTAACAGGTGGAGGTGCTTTATTAAGAGGACTTGATAAGCGTCTTTCAATGAAGACAAAATTACCAGTTCACGTTGCAGATGATCCATTAAGAGCAGTTGTTCGTGGTACAGGTAAAGCCTTAAAAGAATTGGACGAATTCAAAGCAGTACTAATGACTTAG
- a CDS encoding pseudouridine synthase — translation MLEILFQDEHFVAINKPSGLMVHPSEITGRDEEFAIFQLRDQIKQHVFPCHRLDRATSGVLIFALSSEASAKFQNLNNEKGEVEKLYVSLVRGHLNEEKMCEKDIKNRYDKVYKSAKTYIKPLQKVELDIPVGNYKTARYTLVQSRPFTGKTHQIRLHLRGENHPIIGDRRYGDHRHNNMFLEKFKLDRLWLHSTSYTFKHPFMEEQLSIKAPLPKDFKEILQKIEINYE, via the coding sequence ATGTTAGAAATTTTATTTCAGGATGAACATTTCGTAGCCATAAATAAACCTTCTGGTTTGATGGTTCACCCTTCAGAAATTACTGGTAGAGATGAAGAATTTGCTATATTTCAATTAAGGGATCAAATTAAACAACATGTTTTTCCATGTCATAGGCTAGATCGGGCAACCTCTGGAGTTTTGATTTTTGCTTTATCATCAGAAGCAAGTGCAAAATTTCAAAATCTAAACAATGAAAAGGGAGAAGTTGAGAAGTTGTATGTTTCTTTAGTAAGGGGACACCTTAATGAAGAGAAAATGTGCGAAAAGGATATAAAAAATAGGTACGATAAAGTGTACAAATCGGCCAAAACCTATATTAAACCTTTACAAAAAGTGGAGTTAGATATTCCAGTTGGTAATTACAAAACAGCACGTTATACACTAGTTCAATCAAGACCCTTCACAGGGAAAACACATCAAATAAGATTGCATTTAAGAGGAGAGAACCATCCAATAATTGGAGACAGAAGGTATGGCGATCATCGTCATAACAATATGTTTCTAGAGAAATTTAAATTGGATAGATTATGGTTGCATTCTACTTCATATACTTTTAAACACCCATTCATGGAAGAACAATTAAGTATTAAAGCTCCTCTGCCAAAAGATTTTAAAGAAATATTACAAAAAATAGAAATTAATTATGAGTAA
- the rpsF gene encoding 30S ribosomal protein S6 has translation MAIKHYEVVFIVTPVLSDSETTETIAKFENHLKEASADVYHSEDMGLRKLAYPIQKKSSGHYHLFEFKADPSIIAKFEVELKRDENVLRFLTVSLDKHGVNFNERRRNGEWSKKSETEEKSA, from the coding sequence ATGGCAATTAAGCATTATGAAGTAGTCTTCATCGTGACACCAGTTTTGTCCGATTCCGAAACCACGGAGACTATTGCTAAATTTGAAAATCATCTGAAAGAGGCAAGTGCAGACGTGTATCATTCAGAGGATATGGGACTTAGAAAGTTAGCGTACCCGATTCAAAAGAAATCTTCGGGTCACTATCACCTGTTTGAATTCAAAGCAGATCCATCTATCATCGCTAAATTCGAAGTAGAATTAAAGCGTGATGAAAACGTTTTACGTTTCTTAACTGTGTCTTTAGATAAGCACGGTGTTAACTTCAACGAAAGAAGAAGAAACGGCGAATGGTCAAAAAAATCTGAAACTGAAGAAAAATCAGCATAA
- a CDS encoding SiaB family protein kinase, with amino-acid sequence MDNTIIEVHSEVNSLYEKLKGRNGQELFAFKGIMNDDVLGEILSRVEDTLSEHESLMKLQRRINVIAVEILQNIFHHFEGIDSKTVLEPPSNIVLFLLSKDKDAYYIVAGNYVPIETANFLKERIDSINELTVEELKKRYRKVLSNGDFSEQGGAGLGIIDIARKSGQKLDYEFSSTNETHSFFTIKVSVPI; translated from the coding sequence TTGGATAACACTATTATTGAAGTGCATTCAGAAGTAAATTCTCTATATGAAAAGTTAAAAGGTAGAAATGGCCAAGAGCTATTCGCCTTTAAAGGCATCATGAATGATGACGTATTAGGAGAAATTCTGAGCCGAGTAGAAGATACATTATCTGAGCATGAGTCGTTAATGAAACTGCAAAGAAGAATTAATGTTATTGCTGTAGAGATCCTTCAAAATATATTTCATCATTTTGAAGGGATTGATTCTAAAACCGTCTTAGAACCACCATCTAATATTGTATTGTTTCTCTTATCTAAGGATAAGGATGCTTATTACATTGTTGCAGGCAATTATGTGCCTATTGAGACAGCTAACTTTCTTAAAGAAAGAATTGATTCCATTAATGAGCTAACCGTTGAAGAGCTGAAAAAACGCTACAGAAAGGTATTAAGCAATGGAGACTTTTCGGAACAAGGGGGTGCAGGTCTTGGTATCATTGATATTGCTAGAAAATCGGGTCAAAAACTTGACTATGAATTCTCTAGTACCAATGAAACTCATTCCTTTTTTACCATTAAAGTAAGCGTACCAATTTAA
- the rpsR gene encoding 30S ribosomal protein S18 — protein sequence MSLQNEPINRRQERTKKYCRFTKYGVKYIDYKDPEFLLKFLNEQGKILPRRITGNSQKFQKKIATSVKRARQLALLPYVADGLK from the coding sequence ATGAGTCTCCAAAACGAACCTATCAACAGAAGACAAGAGCGTACTAAAAAGTACTGCCGCTTCACAAAGTACGGTGTAAAATACATCGATTATAAGGATCCTGAATTCTTATTAAAATTCTTAAATGAGCAAGGTAAAATTTTACCTCGTCGTATTACAGGTAACTCGCAAAAATTCCAAAAGAAAATTGCTACATCTGTAAAACGTGCTCGTCAACTTGCTCTTCTACCTTACGTAGCAGACGGTTTAAAGTAA
- a CDS encoding CobW family GTP-binding protein, producing MEKKIGVTILTGFLGAGKTTFLNNLIQKYPNTKFAVIENEFGEVNIDSDLVVDNQEGVFELSNGCICCNLNGELREVLRNLLNCGKDIDHLIVETTGIAEPDGVAAAFVGDPGISRLFEINATIGLIDVQNFEFAINNHPVAMKQISFSDYLVFTKCDLATEEEIKKVKFQAKFINPLAQVGQVSKGEVIEKDVINLKAYSAEKVIERASFVAHDHNHQHGDVVSHSFTFKGLVDPVKLEMWLSVLFNLQFEVIYRFKGIFNIKGEDHKVVIQGVRNESKIEIGSLWEGHEERLNRIVIIGKSIKRAPIEKKIKSILAPDSVVL from the coding sequence ATGGAGAAGAAAATAGGAGTGACAATATTAACTGGCTTCTTGGGAGCAGGTAAAACAACTTTTCTAAACAATTTAATTCAAAAATACCCGAATACAAAGTTTGCGGTAATCGAAAATGAGTTTGGAGAAGTAAATATAGATTCAGATTTAGTTGTTGATAATCAAGAAGGTGTGTTCGAATTGTCAAACGGCTGTATCTGTTGTAATCTAAATGGGGAGTTGAGAGAGGTTTTAAGAAATCTCTTGAACTGTGGTAAAGATATTGATCATTTAATCGTAGAAACGACAGGGATTGCAGAACCTGATGGGGTAGCGGCAGCTTTTGTGGGTGACCCAGGCATTTCTAGATTATTTGAAATTAACGCCACTATCGGATTAATTGATGTTCAAAACTTTGAATTTGCCATCAACAATCATCCTGTAGCTATGAAACAGATTAGCTTTTCAGATTATTTAGTTTTCACTAAATGTGACTTAGCTACAGAAGAAGAAATCAAGAAAGTAAAATTTCAAGCAAAATTTATCAATCCTCTAGCACAAGTTGGACAGGTTTCAAAAGGTGAGGTGATAGAAAAAGATGTGATCAACTTAAAGGCGTACTCTGCAGAGAAAGTGATTGAAAGAGCTAGTTTTGTTGCTCATGATCATAATCATCAGCATGGTGATGTAGTCTCTCATTCATTTACATTTAAAGGATTGGTTGATCCTGTGAAATTAGAAATGTGGTTGAGTGTTCTTTTTAATCTACAGTTTGAAGTCATCTATAGATTTAAAGGCATCTTTAATATTAAGGGTGAAGATCATAAAGTAGTGATTCAAGGAGTTAGAAATGAATCTAAAATCGAAATTGGATCACTTTGGGAAGGGCATGAAGAGAGATTAAATAGAATTGTAATTATTGGGAAATCTATCAAGAGGGCACCAATTGAGAAGAAAATTAAATCAATCCTTGCTCCAGATTCAGTTGTATTGTAA
- a CDS encoding guanosine monophosphate reductase: MKIRKAYSFDDVLIVPKYNTIKSRRDVKFTTKVTKNHSIEIPILIANMDTVCESEMCIAVGRLGGLGVLHRFLTIEEQADEVRRVKSEGLLCAAALGIKDYEERLAALAEAKVDIIVLDIAHGHSEMTKETLLFIKKNYPQIDVMVGNIATRDAAVDFLEWGADALKVGIGPGSMCTTRIMTGCGVPQLTAIDDVYQAVGDRIPICADGGIKQPGDIVKAIGVGADNVMVGSIVSGTDEAPGELITTSEGKFKTYRGMASFDAAISKLKKDNKKSREVISVEGEKTLVPYKGPVEPIIKKYLGGLASGMTYNGTTTIAAMKGEVEFVEMTTSGLYESKAHGVR, translated from the coding sequence ATGAAAATCAGAAAAGCATATAGTTTCGATGATGTACTTATAGTACCCAAGTACAACACAATTAAATCTCGTAGAGATGTTAAATTCACTACAAAGGTAACCAAAAATCATTCAATTGAAATACCTATCTTAATCGCTAATATGGATACAGTCTGTGAATCAGAGATGTGTATTGCAGTAGGTAGATTAGGCGGATTAGGCGTTTTACACCGATTCCTTACCATAGAAGAACAAGCTGACGAAGTTAGAAGAGTTAAATCAGAAGGATTACTTTGTGCTGCTGCTTTAGGGATTAAAGATTACGAAGAAAGGTTAGCTGCTTTAGCCGAAGCCAAAGTTGATATTATTGTTTTGGATATTGCTCATGGTCACTCAGAAATGACCAAAGAGACTTTATTATTCATTAAAAAGAATTACCCTCAAATTGATGTAATGGTGGGTAACATTGCCACTAGAGATGCAGCAGTAGATTTCCTTGAGTGGGGAGCTGACGCATTGAAAGTTGGTATCGGACCTGGTTCTATGTGTACTACACGTATCATGACAGGTTGTGGTGTTCCTCAATTAACAGCAATAGATGATGTTTACCAAGCTGTTGGTGATAGAATTCCTATTTGCGCTGATGGTGGTATCAAACAACCTGGTGATATTGTAAAGGCAATTGGTGTTGGCGCGGACAATGTGATGGTAGGTTCTATCGTTTCAGGAACTGACGAAGCGCCAGGTGAATTGATCACTACTTCAGAAGGAAAATTTAAAACATATAGAGGTATGGCATCTTTTGATGCGGCCATCAGTAAATTAAAGAAAGACAACAAAAAGTCTAGAGAAGTAATTTCTGTGGAAGGTGAAAAGACACTTGTTCCTTACAAAGGTCCTGTTGAGCCAATTATCAAGAAATATTTAGGTGGTTTAGCCTCTGGTATGACTTATAATGGTACAACTACAATCGCTGCTATGAAAGGCGAAGTAGAATTTGTAGAAATGACGACTTCAGGTTTATATGAATCGAAGGCACACGGTGTGAGATAA
- a CDS encoding DUF445 domain-containing protein has protein sequence MNYLVWSFPLISAGIGWITNYVAIKMLFHPRKPINLGLFKLHGVFPRRKETLARRLGVIVEKDLFTPDMIVEKLNTEENKSKLRESIMKRINEFVDEKAVQFGPMLQMFGGDAIIDQIRNGMEKSVDEMIPKLMEDIGNNIGSISIEQVVYEKVMDFSDEKFEDLLMAVIKSELRFIEIMGAVLGFLIGLVQVALLTLF, from the coding sequence ATGAATTATTTAGTGTGGTCCTTTCCCTTAATATCTGCGGGAATAGGTTGGATAACTAATTATGTGGCTATCAAGATGCTTTTTCATCCTAGAAAACCAATTAATCTAGGATTATTTAAGTTACATGGAGTATTTCCTAGAAGAAAAGAAACATTAGCAAGAAGGTTGGGAGTGATTGTCGAAAAAGATCTTTTTACCCCAGACATGATTGTAGAGAAGTTAAATACAGAGGAAAATAAGTCGAAACTCAGAGAAAGCATCATGAAAAGAATCAATGAGTTTGTCGATGAGAAGGCCGTTCAGTTTGGTCCTATGCTACAAATGTTTGGAGGGGATGCAATTATTGATCAAATCCGTAATGGGATGGAAAAATCTGTGGATGAGATGATTCCTAAATTAATGGAGGATATAGGAAATAATATTGGTTCCATCAGTATAGAACAAGTCGTTTATGAGAAAGTAATGGACTTTTCTGATGAGAAATTTGAAGACCTTCTGATGGCAGTAATTAAATCGGAATTGAGATTTATTGAAATAATGGGAGCTGTTCTAGGCTTTTTAATTGGTTTAGTTCAAGTGGCTTTACTTACATTATTCTAA
- a CDS encoding DUF1987 domain-containing protein, with product MKDFLKKDTPKTPLIQMEYESGHFLISGRSIPENSIEFYKPLFEWMDEYNTKPQNKTVFDVRLEYFNTSSSKCLVEVFRKLELLKASGHDVEVNWYYEEDDEDMQESGEDFKEVIKLPIHMHILEEDE from the coding sequence ATGAAAGATTTTTTAAAAAAAGATACACCTAAGACTCCTCTCATACAAATGGAATATGAAAGTGGTCACTTCTTAATATCAGGAAGATCAATTCCTGAAAATTCCATCGAATTCTATAAACCCTTATTCGAATGGATGGATGAATACAATACTAAACCTCAAAATAAAACAGTTTTTGATGTTAGGTTAGAGTATTTCAATACAAGTTCTTCAAAATGTCTAGTCGAAGTTTTTAGAAAATTAGAGCTTCTTAAAGCGAGTGGACATGATGTCGAAGTAAATTGGTATTATGAAGAAGATGATGAAGATATGCAAGAATCTGGTGAGGATTTTAAAGAAGTCATCAAACTTCCTATTCATATGCACATTCTAGAAGAAGACGAGTAA
- a CDS encoding CvfB family protein gives MSKLLVGQYNELEVARITDFGYFLTHEEGDVFLPIRLANEELKVGEYTTVFIYTDSERRWVGTHEKPNGIVGEFVTLECKDTNKNGAFLDWGISKDLFVPFSEQSATMQMRKKRKYTVYIDLDRKTGRVFASTKLNKFLSNNTSNFEEQQEVFMYIAQEVELGYECIVNRKWLGLLYKNQIFGEVKMGKVQKGFISKIRPDGKLDLTLTKPGYSEGDIDKKAKSLLMLIKKKGGFIPFNDKTHPNEIKKEFRMSKKQFKLLLGYLYKLGVIRFTQEGTELVDF, from the coding sequence ATGAGTAAGTTACTCGTTGGACAATACAATGAATTAGAGGTAGCAAGAATTACGGATTTTGGCTATTTCTTAACACACGAAGAAGGTGATGTCTTTCTACCTATTAGATTAGCAAACGAAGAATTAAAAGTAGGAGAATATACCACAGTTTTTATTTACACGGATAGTGAAAGAAGGTGGGTAGGTACTCATGAAAAACCAAATGGTATAGTTGGAGAGTTTGTGACTTTAGAGTGTAAAGACACCAACAAAAATGGAGCATTTTTGGATTGGGGAATATCAAAAGACCTATTTGTTCCGTTTTCTGAACAATCTGCAACCATGCAGATGAGGAAAAAACGAAAATATACCGTTTATATCGATTTAGATAGGAAAACGGGAAGGGTTTTTGCTAGTACAAAACTGAATAAATTTTTATCAAATAATACTTCCAATTTCGAAGAACAACAAGAAGTGTTTATGTATATTGCACAAGAAGTTGAACTTGGCTACGAGTGTATTGTAAATAGAAAATGGTTGGGATTGCTATACAAAAATCAAATTTTTGGTGAAGTAAAAATGGGTAAAGTTCAAAAAGGCTTTATTTCCAAAATACGTCCTGATGGAAAACTAGATCTTACACTTACAAAACCTGGTTACAGTGAGGGCGATATTGATAAAAAAGCTAAATCTTTATTGATGTTAATTAAGAAGAAAGGTGGATTTATCCCTTTCAATGATAAAACTCATCCGAACGAGATCAAGAAAGAATTTAGAATGAGTAAGAAGCAGTTCAAGTTGTTATTAGGTTATTTATATAAACTAGGAGTAATAAGATTTACTCAAGAAGGAACTGAACTTGTCGACTTTTAA
- a CDS encoding Maf family protein produces MIDLSKYKIILASNSPRRAELLAGLDIKFNKEVREVDETFPDNLESHLVAEHIAHLKAKAFDDLDDDIIVIFSDTVVVVDGKVLGKPKDQLEAKEMLESLSDGKHQVYSAVVIKKGNKTYSFTDKADVYFNAISEEEIDYYVESRKPFDKAGAYGIQEWIGMAFIQKINGSYFTVMGLPTAQLYSELKKIITL; encoded by the coding sequence ATGATTGATTTAAGTAAGTATAAAATTATTTTGGCATCAAATTCTCCAAGACGAGCAGAATTGTTGGCCGGTTTAGATATTAAATTCAATAAAGAAGTTAGGGAAGTAGATGAAACGTTTCCAGATAACCTCGAAAGTCATTTAGTAGCAGAACATATTGCTCACTTAAAAGCAAAAGCATTTGATGATTTAGATGATGATATCATTGTCATATTTTCTGATACAGTTGTTGTCGTTGATGGAAAGGTTTTAGGGAAACCCAAAGATCAATTGGAAGCAAAAGAAATGTTGGAATCATTATCCGATGGTAAGCATCAAGTATATTCTGCGGTCGTGATTAAAAAGGGAAATAAGACCTATTCATTTACTGATAAGGCTGATGTTTATTTTAATGCAATATCAGAAGAGGAAATAGATTATTATGTAGAATCTAGAAAGCCATTTGATAAAGCAGGAGCATATGGAATTCAAGAATGGATTGGAATGGCTTTCATTCAAAAAATTAATGGATCTTATTTTACCGTCATGGGTTTGCCAACAGCACAACTTTATTCAGAACTTAAAAAAATAATTACGTTATAA
- the rplI gene encoding 50S ribosomal protein L9, which produces MEVILKTDIKGLGYKNDIVSVKPGYGRNYLIPQNFAILATEANISMRNEEIKQAAHKLEKVKQDAEELAAKIGDLKLTLSAKAGESGKIFGAVTPLQVSDALKAQGFDIDRKRIGFNSEIRMVGEYTATLDLHKEVQHEIALEVVTA; this is translated from the coding sequence ATGGAAGTAATTTTGAAAACAGATATCAAAGGTTTAGGTTACAAAAACGACATTGTTTCCGTTAAACCTGGATATGGTAGAAACTACTTGATCCCTCAAAACTTCGCTATCTTAGCTACTGAAGCTAACATTAGCATGAGAAACGAGGAAATCAAGCAAGCAGCTCACAAATTAGAAAAAGTGAAGCAAGATGCTGAAGAGTTGGCAGCTAAAATTGGCGACTTGAAATTAACTCTTTCTGCTAAAGCAGGTGAGAGTGGTAAAATATTTGGTGCAGTTACTCCATTGCAAGTTTCTGACGCTTTGAAAGCTCAAGGTTTTGATATTGACCGTAAGCGTATTGGTTTCAACTCTGAAATCCGTATGGTTGGTGAATACACTGCAACACTTGATCTTCACAAAGAAGTTCAGCACGAAATTGCTTTAGAAGTAGTTACTGCATAA